Proteins encoded by one window of Arabidopsis thaliana chromosome 2, partial sequence:
- the GLR3.5 gene encoding glutamate receptor 3.5, producing the protein MGFFVMIRDVSMGFMLLCISALWVLPIQGAGRESFSRNSSSSSLPSSVNVGALFTYDSFIGRAAKLAFVAAIEDINADQSILRGTKLNIVFQDTNCSGFVGTMGALQLMENKVVAAIGPQSSGIGHIISHVANELHVPFLSFAATDPTLSSLQYPYFLRTTQNDYFQMNAITDFVSYFRWREVVAIFVDDEYGRNGISVLGDALAKKRAKISYKAAFPPGADNSSISDLLASVNLMESRIFVVHVNPDSGLNIFSVAKSLGMMGSGYVWITTDWLLTALDSMEPLDPRALDLLQGVVAFRHYTPESDNKRQFKGRWKNLRFKESLKSDDGFNSYALYAYDSVWLVARALDVFFSQGNTVTFSNDPSLRNTNDSGIKLSKLHIFNEGERFLQVILEMNYTGLTGQIEFNSEKNRINPAYDILNIKSTGPLRVGYWSNHTGFSVAPPETLYSKPSNTSAKDQRLNEIIWPGEVIKPPRGWVFPENGKPLKIGVPNRVSYKNYASKDKNPLGVKGFCIDIFEAAIQLLPYPVPRTYILYGDGKKNPSYDNLISEVAANIFDVAVGDVTIITNRTKFVDFTQPFIESGLVVVAPVKGAKSSPWSFLKPFTIEMWAVTGALFLFVGAVIWILEHRFNEEFRGPPRRQIITVFWFSFSTMFFSHSMHTITFKIIRKHQREETLGSFLLLPRSQGVLFFFLC; encoded by the exons ATGGGATTTTTCGTGATGATTAGAGATGTTTCCATGGGATTTATGCTCCTATGTATTTCTGCTTTGTGGGTTTTGCCAATACAAGGTGCTGGTAGAGAAAGTTTCTCaagaaactcttcttcttcttctctgccaAGCTCTGTAAACGTTGGAGCTCTGTTTACTTATGATTCTTTCATTGGAAGAGCGGCCAAACTTGCGTTTGTGGCGGCCATTGAAGACATTAATGCTGACCAGAGTATCCTCAGGGGCACCAAGCTTAATATTGTCTTCCAGGACACTAATTGCAGTGGATTTGTTGGCACCATGGGAG CTTTGCAGCTAATGGAGAACAAGGTGGTTGCAGCCATTGGTCCACAATCTTCAGGAATTGGTCACATAATCTCCCATGTAGCTAATGAGCTTCATGTACCTTTCTTGTCATTTGCAGCAACGGACCCGACTCTTTCTTCGCTTCAATACCCTTATTTCCTTCGTACCACACAGAATGATTACTTCCAGATGAATGCAATCACGGATTTTGTATCCTATTTTCGATGGAGAGAAGTTGTTGCGATCTTTGTGGATGATGAGTATGGTAGGAATGGAATATCTGTATTAGGTGATGCTTTAGCCAAGAAACGTGCCAAGATCTCTTACAAGGCTGCATTTCCACCTGGTGCAGATAATAGCTCAATCAGTGATTTATTGGCTTCTGTTAATCTGATGGAATCTCGCATCTTTGTTGTTCATGTGAATCCTGATTCGGGTTTAAACATATTCTCTGTCGCCAAATCTCTTGGAATGATGGGAAGTGGCTATGTCTGGATCACTACTGATTGGCTTCTTACAGCTTTGGATTCCATGGAACCGTTGGATCCCAGAGCTTTGGATCTCTTGCAAGGAGTGGTTGCATTTCGTCATTACACACCTGAGAGTGACAACAAGAGACAGTTTAAAGGAAGATGGAAAAACCTTAGATTCAAGGAGAGTCTAAAAAGTGATGATGGCTTCAATTCTTACGCGCTGTATGCTTACGATTCTGTTTGGTTGGTAGCTCGCGCTCTCGATGTTTTCTTCAGCCAAGGCAATACAGTGACTTTCTCTAATGATCCAAGTCTGAGGAATACCAACGATAGCGGCATTAAGCTATCAAAACTTCACATTTTCAATGAAGGGGAGAGGTTCTTGCAGGTCATTCTTGAGATGAATTATACAGGTCTGACTGGACAAATCGAGTTTAATTCAGAGAAAAACCGGATTAATCCAGCCTACGACATTCTGAACATAAAAAGTACAGGTCCACTGAGAGTTGGATACTGGTCGAATCATACAGGTTTCTCAGTCGCGCCTCCAGAGACATTATACTCTAAGCCTTCAAACACATCTGCAAAAGACCAACGTCTTAATGAGATCATATGGCCAGGGGAAGTAATAAAGCCACCTCGGGGTTGGGTTTTCCCTGAAAATGGAAAGCCGCTGAAAATCGGGGTGCCTAACCGTGTAAGCTACAAAAACTATGCTTCTAAGGACAAGAACCCGCTTGGTGTTAAAGGCTTTTGCATCGACATCTTTGAAGCTGCGATTCAATTGCTTCCATATCCCGTTCCACGTACTTATATACTATATGGGGACGGGAAGAAAAATCCTTCATATGACAATCTCATAAGTGAAGTTGCTGCAAAT ATTTTCGATGTAGCTGTTGGGGATGTTACCATCATTACAAACAGAACCAAGTTTGTAGATTTCACGCAGCCATTTATAGAATCAGGGCTTGTGGTGGTAGCTCCAGTGAAGGGGGCCAAGTCTAGTCCTTGGTCCTTCTTGAAGCCATTCACTATAGAGATGTGGGCTGTGACCGGTgccctttttctctttgttggaGCCGTCATCTGGATTCTTGAACATCGATTTAACGAAGAATTCCGCGGACCTCCTAGGCGTCAAATCATTACAGTCTTCTG GTTTAGCTTCTCAACAATGTTCTTCTCTCACAGTATGCACACAATTACATTTAAGATCATACGAAaacatcaaagagaagaaactctcggttcttttcttttgttaccaAGGTCGCAAGgtgttttattcttcttcctttgttga
- the GLR3.5 gene encoding glutamate receptor 3.5 — protein MGFFVMIRDVSMGFMLLCISALWVLPIQGAGRESFSRNSSSSSLPSSVNVGALFTYDSFIGRAAKLAFVAAIEDINADQSILRGTKLNIVFQDTNCSGFVGTMGALQLMENKVVAAIGPQSSGIGHIISHVANELHVPFLSFAATDPTLSSLQYPYFLRTTQNDYFQMNAITDFVSYFRWREVVAIFVDDEYGRNGISVLGDALAKKRAKISYKAAFPPGADNSSISDLLASVNLMESRIFVVHVNPDSGLNIFSVAKSLGMMGSGYVWITTDWLLTALDSMEPLDPRALDLLQGVVAFRHYTPESDNKRQFKGRWKNLRFKESLKSDDGFNSYALYAYDSVWLVARALDVFFSQGNTVTFSNDPSLRNTNDSGIKLSKLHIFNEGERFLQVILEMNYTGLTGQIEFNSEKNRINPAYDILNIKSTGPLRVGYWSNHTGFSVAPPETLYSKPSNTSAKDQRLNEIIWPGEVIKPPRGWVFPENGKPLKIGVPNRVSYKNYASKDKNPLGVKGFCIDIFEAAIQLLPYPVPRTYILYGDGKKNPSYDNLISEVAANIFDVAVGDVTIITNRTKFVDFTQPFIESGLVVVAPVKGAKSSPWSFLKPFTIEMWAVTGALFLFVGAVIWILEHRFNEEFRGPPRRQIITVFWFSFSTMFFSHRENTVSTLGS, from the exons ATGGGATTTTTCGTGATGATTAGAGATGTTTCCATGGGATTTATGCTCCTATGTATTTCTGCTTTGTGGGTTTTGCCAATACAAGGTGCTGGTAGAGAAAGTTTCTCaagaaactcttcttcttcttctctgccaAGCTCTGTAAACGTTGGAGCTCTGTTTACTTATGATTCTTTCATTGGAAGAGCGGCCAAACTTGCGTTTGTGGCGGCCATTGAAGACATTAATGCTGACCAGAGTATCCTCAGGGGCACCAAGCTTAATATTGTCTTCCAGGACACTAATTGCAGTGGATTTGTTGGCACCATGGGAG CTTTGCAGCTAATGGAGAACAAGGTGGTTGCAGCCATTGGTCCACAATCTTCAGGAATTGGTCACATAATCTCCCATGTAGCTAATGAGCTTCATGTACCTTTCTTGTCATTTGCAGCAACGGACCCGACTCTTTCTTCGCTTCAATACCCTTATTTCCTTCGTACCACACAGAATGATTACTTCCAGATGAATGCAATCACGGATTTTGTATCCTATTTTCGATGGAGAGAAGTTGTTGCGATCTTTGTGGATGATGAGTATGGTAGGAATGGAATATCTGTATTAGGTGATGCTTTAGCCAAGAAACGTGCCAAGATCTCTTACAAGGCTGCATTTCCACCTGGTGCAGATAATAGCTCAATCAGTGATTTATTGGCTTCTGTTAATCTGATGGAATCTCGCATCTTTGTTGTTCATGTGAATCCTGATTCGGGTTTAAACATATTCTCTGTCGCCAAATCTCTTGGAATGATGGGAAGTGGCTATGTCTGGATCACTACTGATTGGCTTCTTACAGCTTTGGATTCCATGGAACCGTTGGATCCCAGAGCTTTGGATCTCTTGCAAGGAGTGGTTGCATTTCGTCATTACACACCTGAGAGTGACAACAAGAGACAGTTTAAAGGAAGATGGAAAAACCTTAGATTCAAGGAGAGTCTAAAAAGTGATGATGGCTTCAATTCTTACGCGCTGTATGCTTACGATTCTGTTTGGTTGGTAGCTCGCGCTCTCGATGTTTTCTTCAGCCAAGGCAATACAGTGACTTTCTCTAATGATCCAAGTCTGAGGAATACCAACGATAGCGGCATTAAGCTATCAAAACTTCACATTTTCAATGAAGGGGAGAGGTTCTTGCAGGTCATTCTTGAGATGAATTATACAGGTCTGACTGGACAAATCGAGTTTAATTCAGAGAAAAACCGGATTAATCCAGCCTACGACATTCTGAACATAAAAAGTACAGGTCCACTGAGAGTTGGATACTGGTCGAATCATACAGGTTTCTCAGTCGCGCCTCCAGAGACATTATACTCTAAGCCTTCAAACACATCTGCAAAAGACCAACGTCTTAATGAGATCATATGGCCAGGGGAAGTAATAAAGCCACCTCGGGGTTGGGTTTTCCCTGAAAATGGAAAGCCGCTGAAAATCGGGGTGCCTAACCGTGTAAGCTACAAAAACTATGCTTCTAAGGACAAGAACCCGCTTGGTGTTAAAGGCTTTTGCATCGACATCTTTGAAGCTGCGATTCAATTGCTTCCATATCCCGTTCCACGTACTTATATACTATATGGGGACGGGAAGAAAAATCCTTCATATGACAATCTCATAAGTGAAGTTGCTGCAAAT ATTTTCGATGTAGCTGTTGGGGATGTTACCATCATTACAAACAGAACCAAGTTTGTAGATTTCACGCAGCCATTTATAGAATCAGGGCTTGTGGTGGTAGCTCCAGTGAAGGGGGCCAAGTCTAGTCCTTGGTCCTTCTTGAAGCCATTCACTATAGAGATGTGGGCTGTGACCGGTgccctttttctctttgttggaGCCGTCATCTGGATTCTTGAACATCGATTTAACGAAGAATTCCGCGGACCTCCTAGGCGTCAAATCATTACAGTCTTCTG GTTTAGCTTCTCAACAATGTTCTTCTCTCACA GGGAGAATACGGTGAGCACGTTGGGAAG CTAA
- the GLR3.5 gene encoding glutamate receptor 3.5 — translation MGFFVMIRDVSMGFMLLCISALWVLPIQGAGRESFSRNSSSSSLPSSVNVGALFTYDSFIGRAAKLAFVAAIEDINADQSILRGTKLNIVFQDTNCSGFVGTMGALQLMENKVVAAIGPQSSGIGHIISHVANELHVPFLSFAATDPTLSSLQYPYFLRTTQNDYFQMNAITDFVSYFRWREVVAIFVDDEYGRNGISVLGDALAKKRAKISYKAAFPPGADNSSISDLLASVNLMESRIFVVHVNPDSGLNIFSVAKSLGMMGSGYVWITTDWLLTALDSMEPLDPRALDLLQGVVAFRHYTPESDNKRQFKGRWKNLRFKESLKSDDGFNSYALYAYDSVWLVARALDVFFSQGNTVTFSNDPSLRNTNDSGIKLSKLHIFNEGERFLQVILEMNYTGLTGQIEFNSEKNRINPAYDILNIKSTGPLRVGYWSNHTGFSVAPPETLYSKPSNTSAKDQRLNEIIWPGEVIKPPRGWVFPENGKPLKIGVPNRVSYKNYASKDKNPLGVKGFCIDIFEAAIQLLPYPVPRTYILYGDGKKNPSYDNLISEVAANIFDVAVGDVTIITNRTKFVDFTQPFIESGLVVVAPVKGAKSSPWSFLKPFTIEMWAVTGALFLFVGAVIWILEHRFNEEFRGPPRRQIITVFWLVPYNY, via the exons ATGGGATTTTTCGTGATGATTAGAGATGTTTCCATGGGATTTATGCTCCTATGTATTTCTGCTTTGTGGGTTTTGCCAATACAAGGTGCTGGTAGAGAAAGTTTCTCaagaaactcttcttcttcttctctgccaAGCTCTGTAAACGTTGGAGCTCTGTTTACTTATGATTCTTTCATTGGAAGAGCGGCCAAACTTGCGTTTGTGGCGGCCATTGAAGACATTAATGCTGACCAGAGTATCCTCAGGGGCACCAAGCTTAATATTGTCTTCCAGGACACTAATTGCAGTGGATTTGTTGGCACCATGGGAG CTTTGCAGCTAATGGAGAACAAGGTGGTTGCAGCCATTGGTCCACAATCTTCAGGAATTGGTCACATAATCTCCCATGTAGCTAATGAGCTTCATGTACCTTTCTTGTCATTTGCAGCAACGGACCCGACTCTTTCTTCGCTTCAATACCCTTATTTCCTTCGTACCACACAGAATGATTACTTCCAGATGAATGCAATCACGGATTTTGTATCCTATTTTCGATGGAGAGAAGTTGTTGCGATCTTTGTGGATGATGAGTATGGTAGGAATGGAATATCTGTATTAGGTGATGCTTTAGCCAAGAAACGTGCCAAGATCTCTTACAAGGCTGCATTTCCACCTGGTGCAGATAATAGCTCAATCAGTGATTTATTGGCTTCTGTTAATCTGATGGAATCTCGCATCTTTGTTGTTCATGTGAATCCTGATTCGGGTTTAAACATATTCTCTGTCGCCAAATCTCTTGGAATGATGGGAAGTGGCTATGTCTGGATCACTACTGATTGGCTTCTTACAGCTTTGGATTCCATGGAACCGTTGGATCCCAGAGCTTTGGATCTCTTGCAAGGAGTGGTTGCATTTCGTCATTACACACCTGAGAGTGACAACAAGAGACAGTTTAAAGGAAGATGGAAAAACCTTAGATTCAAGGAGAGTCTAAAAAGTGATGATGGCTTCAATTCTTACGCGCTGTATGCTTACGATTCTGTTTGGTTGGTAGCTCGCGCTCTCGATGTTTTCTTCAGCCAAGGCAATACAGTGACTTTCTCTAATGATCCAAGTCTGAGGAATACCAACGATAGCGGCATTAAGCTATCAAAACTTCACATTTTCAATGAAGGGGAGAGGTTCTTGCAGGTCATTCTTGAGATGAATTATACAGGTCTGACTGGACAAATCGAGTTTAATTCAGAGAAAAACCGGATTAATCCAGCCTACGACATTCTGAACATAAAAAGTACAGGTCCACTGAGAGTTGGATACTGGTCGAATCATACAGGTTTCTCAGTCGCGCCTCCAGAGACATTATACTCTAAGCCTTCAAACACATCTGCAAAAGACCAACGTCTTAATGAGATCATATGGCCAGGGGAAGTAATAAAGCCACCTCGGGGTTGGGTTTTCCCTGAAAATGGAAAGCCGCTGAAAATCGGGGTGCCTAACCGTGTAAGCTACAAAAACTATGCTTCTAAGGACAAGAACCCGCTTGGTGTTAAAGGCTTTTGCATCGACATCTTTGAAGCTGCGATTCAATTGCTTCCATATCCCGTTCCACGTACTTATATACTATATGGGGACGGGAAGAAAAATCCTTCATATGACAATCTCATAAGTGAAGTTGCTGCAAAT ATTTTCGATGTAGCTGTTGGGGATGTTACCATCATTACAAACAGAACCAAGTTTGTAGATTTCACGCAGCCATTTATAGAATCAGGGCTTGTGGTGGTAGCTCCAGTGAAGGGGGCCAAGTCTAGTCCTTGGTCCTTCTTGAAGCCATTCACTATAGAGATGTGGGCTGTGACCGGTgccctttttctctttgttggaGCCGTCATCTGGATTCTTGAACATCGATTTAACGAAGAATTCCGCGGACCTCCTAGGCGTCAAATCATTACAGTCTTCTGGTTAGTTCCATACAATTATTGA